The Macrobrachium rosenbergii isolate ZJJX-2024 chromosome 56, ASM4041242v1, whole genome shotgun sequence genome includes a region encoding these proteins:
- the LOC136836548 gene encoding lysosomal proton-coupled steroid conjugate and bile acid symporter SLC46A3-like, with translation MPTDVYEPDWPEGAPSIDHNASGSSSGESSSMTKCDKSTTLTNIAAFPELQPLLKKGVKQAPSCQCCGQPIEAPTKTQRLKDRVVLMVKNITVEPLMFLNVMAWTIQTTLVTNMVLEKECESKYNETGAACQNLTNLPLNVTTDIQKTATTVMMAQEVVANIPAVLYVLVLGTWSDKYGRKLPMLLPFVGSFLASLIYMANAYAWWLPAELIILAGIPQGLSGGLITLLMATYAYISDISDHRSRTLRMAFLDFVMFIGTPLGLYLSNVIFNRFGYKGVFTISSSAFLLGLIYILIRIEDSRGPWAEPSTDPHRRPSVRNQMLKDLFDLSKIKKSLAIAVRRRENHRRARIFSLMVAMCLLLFILGGHQLKYLYTKAKFNWTYEQFVNLSIYDIVLGSVGTSLILPVLSYHLRMPDTALGLIGCISKMIGLLLIAISPVPWFLYLAATLSFMAGLPLIVTRAVISKLVPQEEVGAIFSLLASWEAIVPLISAPVYTFVYNVTVATFPGTIYFVSAAATAVSLLIYLFNSLARSERGSYASI, from the exons ATGCCCACAGACGTCTACGAGCCAGACTGGCCCGAAGGGGCACCGTCAATCGATCACAACGCCTCCGGGAGTTCTTCGGGGGAATCCAGTTCGATGACGAAATGCGACAAATCAACAACCCTCACCAACATAGCGGCGTTCCCGGAGTTGCAACCCTTATTAAAGAAGGGCGTGAAACAGGCGCCATCTTGCCAGTGTTGTGGTCAACCGATAGAGGCGCCCACCAAAACGCAGAGACTAAAAGACCGCGTCGTCCTAATGGTCAAGAACATTACGGTGGAGCCTCTCATGTTTCTTAACGTGATGGCCTGGACGATACAGACGACACTCGTCACCAATATGGTTCTGGAAAAG GAATGTGAGTCAAAGTACAACGAGACCGGCGCAGCCTGCCAAAACCTGACGAACCTACCTCTCAACGTGACGACGGACATCCAGAAGACGGCCACCACGGTCATGATGGCGCAGGAGGTCGTGGCCAACATCCCGGCCGTCCTCTACGTCTTGGTGCTGGGGACGTGGAGCGACAAGTACGGGAGGAAGCTGCCCATGTTGCTGCCCTTCGTCGGGAGCTTCCTCGCTTCCCTCATCTACATG GCTAACGCGTACGCCTGGTGGCTTCCGGCCGAGCTGATCATACTGGCTGGCATACCGCAGGGGCTGAGCGGGGGCCTCATCACGTTGCTGATGGCCACCTACGCTTACATATCAGACATCTCGGATCACCGGTCCAGGACGCTTCGGATGGCCTTCTTGGATTTCGTCATGTTCATAGGCACCCCCCTCGGCCTTTACCTCAGCAACGTTATTTTCAATAG GTTCGGCTACAAGGGCGTCTTCACGATCAGCTCCTCTGCCTTCCTGCTTGGGCTCATCTACATCCTCATCCGCATCGAGGACTCCAGGGGTCCTTGGGCCGAGCCCTCCACCGACCCCCACCGCCGCCCTTCCGTCAGGAACCAGATGCTGAAGGATCTCTTCGACCTGTCCAAGATCAAGAAGTCCCTAGCGATCGCCGTCAGGAGGAGAGAGAACCACCGGAGGGCCAGGATCTTCTCTCTCATGGTGGCCATGTGTCTCCTGCTCTTCATACtgg ggggcCATCAACTAAAGTACCTCTACACCAAGGCTAAATTTAACTGGACTTACGAGCAGTTTGTAAACCTCAGCATTTACGACATTGTCTTGGGAAGCGTTG GAACCTCTCTGATCTTACCGGTCCTAAGCTACCACCTCAGGATGCCCGACACAGCCCTTGGGTTGATAGGATGCATTAGCAAGATGATTGGTCTGTTGCTGATAGCAATCAGTCCTGTGCCTTGGTTCTTGTACTTAG CTGCCACGCTGTCCTTCATGGCTGGCCTACCGCTGATCGTGACGAGGGCAGTGATCAGCAAGCTGGTGCCGCAGGAGGAAGTGGGGGCCATCTTCTCTCTCCTGGCGTCGTGGGAGGCCATAGTGCCACTCATCTCGGCCCCCGTCTACACCTTCGTCTACAACGTTACTGTAGCGACCTTCCCGGGAACCATATATTTTGTCAGCGCTGCGGCTACAGCTGTATCTCTGCTCATTTATTT ATTCAACTCTCTGGCCCGGAGCGAAAGAGGCAGCTACGCATCCATCTga
- the LOC136836525 gene encoding proton-coupled folate transporter-like encodes MLIKETSENSPLLQSYESYHSTDHILQPPLASSTSSATSADTTTPCGRQLRNLILNITVEPVLFLHAMSFAVASVFYTNMMVDKVCTLQLNYSANICDHLDSGDHEEEQNAVQKITNVYQLYCSWIQSSLGIFAMVLLGAWSDTKGRKVPLLVPLIGDSLKALLLLANAYFWYWQPCYIILAYIPYGLGGNWMAIFMAAYAYVGNHSGNRSRTTRLSLAGLMAYAAWPMGHFTGTVLYMKGGYVLVFGAQLIFSIVTVIYTLLRFDSGPPPKREGEEEGEGDARREKKLTLEKVKTSLTVVFKPREGYLRAHIIAHVICIWVTVISYEGSAFTYLYTRKKFGWNYYDYTIWSIVGTPISFLASCVILPILSYYFQLEDSLLGFIGSASHIFYGTIVGTAPYPWMLYLGLVVSSFSGMVITSSRGAISKLVRSNELGGVFTTIALGEAFSPIVVAPVFTLIYNSTLETFPGAVFIVGSVFAVVVSCLYTWILTSGQETTSRSSVP; translated from the exons ATGTTGATCAAGGAGACAAGCGAGAACTCCCCTCTCTTACAGAGCTACGAGAGCTATCATTCAACCGACCACATCCTGCAACCTCCCCTcgcctcctccacttcctctgcGACTTCTGCGGACACGACAACACCATGCGGACGTCAGCTGAGGAACCTCATCCTCAACATAACCGTGGAACCGGTGCTGTTCCTCCACGCCATGTCCTTCGCCGTCGCCTCCGTCTTCTACACGAACATGATGGTGGACAAGGTCTGCACACTGCAGCTGAACTACAGCGCAAACATCTGTGACCACTTGGACTCGGGTGACCACGAGGAAGAGCAAAACGCAGTGCAGAAAATAACGAACGTTTACCAGCTCTACTGCAGCTGGATCCAGTCATCCTTGGGCATATTCGCCATGGTCCTCCTGGGTGCCTGGAGCGATACCAAAGGCAGGAAAGTGCCCCTCCTCGTTCCCCTGATCGGAGACAGCCTCAAAGCCCTCCTCCTCTTGGCCAACGCCTATTTTTGGTACTGGCAGCCCTGCTACATCATCTTGGCCTACATTCCCTACGGCCTAGGAGGCAACTGGATGGCCATCTTCATGGCGGCTTACGCATATGTTGGCAACCATTCTGGAAACCGCTCGAGGACAACCAGGCTATCTTTGGCGGGGCTCATGGCGTACGCGGCCTGGCCAATGGGGCACTTCACAGGCACCGTCCTCTACATGAAAGGAGGCTACGTGTTGGTCTTCGGGGCGCAGCTCATCTTTTCCATCGTCACCGTCATCTACACCCTCCTCCGCTTCGACTCGGGTCCTCCTCCAAAGCGcgagggagaagaggaaggggagggggatgcaagaagagagaagaagttGACTTTAGAGAAAGTAAAGACGTCACTGACTGTTGTGTTTAAACCTCGCGAGGGTTACCTCAGGGCGCACATAATTGCCCACGTCATTTGCATCTGGGTAACTGTGATATCCTACG AGGGTTCGGCATTCACCTACCTGTACACACGAAAGAAGTTCGGCTGGAACTATTACGACTACACGATCTGGTCAATCGTGGGCACTCCCATCTCCTTTCTGG CCTCCTGCGTCATACTGCCCATTCTGAGCTACTACTTCCAACTGGAAGACAGCCTGCTGGGATTCATCGGTTCAGCGTCTCACATCTTCTACGGTACAATCGTTGGAACGGCTCCCTACCCCTGGATGCTGTACTTGG GCCTGGTCGTGTCTTCGTTCTCCGGAATGGTCATCACGTCCTCACGGGGCGCCATATCCAAACTGGTCCGGTCCAACGAGTTAGGAGGCGTCTTCACGACCATCGCCCTGGGAGAGGCCTTCTCTCCCATTGTTGTCGCACCCGTCTTCACTCTCATATACAACAGCACGTTGGAGACATTCCCGGGCGCTGTGTTCATCGTGGGATCCGTCTTCGCTGTTGTCGTTAGTTGTCTCTACAC ATGGATTCTCACTAGCGGCCAGGAGACGACGTCACGATCATCGGTACCTTGA